A single window of Gossypium arboreum isolate Shixiya-1 chromosome 13, ASM2569848v2, whole genome shotgun sequence DNA harbors:
- the LOC108461786 gene encoding serine/threonine-protein kinase RIPK-like, which produces MAVMKFTWRSIIPRCSKGIEEAEAEAEAEPETKKQDSKQGSFSRLAMIDLSYPSSRFTEDLSTSLAGSNLYVFTLEELKVITQCFSSANFLGEGGFGPVHKGFIDDNLRPGLEAQPVAVKLLDLEGLQGHREWLTEVVFLAQLSHPHLVKLIGYCCEDEHRLLVYEYMPRGSLENQLFAKYSVPLPWSTRMKIALGAAKGLAYLHEAEKPVIYRDFKASNILLDSDYSAKLSDFGLAKDGPEGDKTHVSTRVMGTRGYAAPEYIMTGHLTAMSDVYSFGVVLLELLTGRRSLDKSRSPREQNLAEWARPMLNESRRLARIMDPKLEGQYSETGARKAAALAYQCLSHRAKQRPKMSDVVNILEPLLDYEETSVGTFVYTVPTHQNGRSPPKDDTDTKECEAKTELKKENGDHHNRHHHRRSHKSRDGHRHRNKSSSQSSVHSENETSKQTLENGSNEECNID; this is translated from the exons ATGGCCGTAATGAAGTTTACATGGAGATCCATTATCCCAAGGTGTTCAAAGGGTATTGAAGAAGCAGAAGCAGAAGCAGAAGCAGAACCAGAGACAAAGaaacaagattcaaaacaaggttCTTTTTCCAGGCTTGCAATGATAGATTTAAGTTACCCAAGTTCGAGGTTCACCGAGGATCTTTCCACATCGCTTGCCGGTTCAAATCTATATGTTTTTACACTGGAGGAATTAAAGGTGATAACACAGTGCTTTTCATCGGCTAATTTTCTAGGTGAAGGTGGGTTCGGACCAGTTCATAAAGGGTTCATTGATGACAACCTTAGACCTGGTTTAGAAGCTCAGCCTGTTGCTGTTAAACTCTTGGATTTAGAAGGCTTGCAAGGACACAGAGAATGGCTG ACAGAAGTGGTGTTTCTTGCACAACTGAGTCATCCACACTTGGTGAAACTGATTGGCTATTGCTGTGAAGATGAACATAGGCTGTTGGTGTATGAATATATGCCTAGAGGAAGCCTTGAAAACCAACTTTTTGCAA AGTATTCAGTGCCACTTCCATGGTCGACAAGGATGAAAATTGCTCTTGGAGCTGCTAAGGGACTTGCTTATCTCCATGAAGCTGAAAAACCAGTCATTTACAGAGATTTTAaagcttcaaatatcttgttggaCTCG GATTACAGTGCTAAACTTTCAGATTTTGGGCTAGCAAAAGATGGTCCTGAAGGGGATAAAACCCATGTTTCAACCAGGGTAATGGGAACAAGAGGATATGCTGCTCCTGAATATATCATGACAG GTCACTTGACTGCTATGAGTGATGTTTATAGTTTCGGAGTTGTACTTTTGGAGCTTCTAACAGGGAGGAGATCTTTAGACAAGAGCCGGTCTCCGAGGGAACAGAATTTAGCCGAGTGGGCTCGGCCGATGTTGAATGAATCTCGGAGACTTGCTCGGATAATGGACCCTAAGCTCGAAGGGCAGTACTCAGAAACAGGGGCCCGCAAAGCGGCAGCATTGGCATACCAATGCCTTAGCCACCGTGCCAAACAGAGACCGAAAATGAGTGATGTGGTCAATATTTTGGAGCCACTGCTGGACTATGAAGAAACCTCGGTTGGGACCTTTGTTTACACAGTCCCAACTCACCAAAATGGTCGTTCGCCACCAAAGGATGATACGGACACTAAAGAATGTGAAGCCAAAACGGAGTTAAAGAAAGAGAACGGCGACCACCACAACCGCCACCATCATCGGAGAAGCCACAAAAGCCGCGATGGCCATAGGCATCGAAACAAATCATCGAGTCAATCTTCGGTCCATTCAGAAAACGAAACTTCGAAGCAAACCCTTGAAAACGGGTCTAATGAAGAATGCAATATAGACTAA
- the LOC108463952 gene encoding thiol protease aleurain-like: MARLTLVSSIILMLCCFAAASTFEDSNPIRMVSDGLRGYESSVLRVIGHTRHAISFARFAYKHGRKYETVEEMKLRFQIFKENLDLIRSTNKKGLSYTLAVNQFADWSWDEFQKHRLGAAQNCSATTKGNHQLTDVVLPELKDWREAGIVSPVKEQGSCGSCWTFSTTGALEAAYHQAFGKGISLSEQQLVDCAGAFNNFGCHGGLPSQAFEYIKYNGGLDTEEAYPYTAKDGECKFSAKNVGVQVIDSVNITLGAEDELKHAVALVRPVSVAFQVITGFRFYKTGVFTSDKCGTTSQDVNHAVLAVGYGVENGVPYWLIKNSWGAQWGDNGYFKMEMGKNMCGVATCASYPVVA; this comes from the exons ATGGCTCGATTAACATTGGTCTCCTCCATCATCCTTATGCTATGCTGCTTTGCCGCAGCATCAACTTTCGAGGATTCCAACCCTATTCGGATGGTATCCGACGGTCTCCGTGGCTACGAGTCCTCTGTTCTTCGTGTCATTGGCCATACACGTCACGCTATCTCCTTCGCCCGTTTTGCTTACAA GCATGGAAGGAAGTACGAGACGGTGGAGGAAATGAAGCTTCGGTTTCAGATTTTCAAAGAGAATTTGGATTTGATCCGATCCACTAACAAGAAAGGCTTATCTTACACTCTTGCTGTTAATC AGTTTGCTGATTGGAGCTGGGACGAGTTCCAAAAACACAGGCTTGGAGCTGCTCAAAACTGCTCAGCCACCACAAAGGGCAATCACCAACTCACTGATGTCGTCCTCCCTGAATTG AAAGATTGGAGGGAAGCAGGCATTGTCAGCCCTGTCAAAGAACAAGGCTCCTGTGGGTCTTGCTGGACATTCAG TACCACTGGGGCACTAGAGGCAGCTTATCATCAGGCATTTGGGAAAGGGATCTCTCTATCAGAGCAGCAGCTAGTGGACTGTGCTGGAGCCTTTAATAACTTTGGTTGCCACGGAGGGTTGCCGTCTCAAGCCTTCGAATACATCAAATACAACGGTGGCCTCGACACTGAGGAAGCTTACCCTTACACTGCTAAAGATGGTGAATGCAAATTCTCAGCTAAAAATGTGGGTGTCCAAGTCATTGACTCTGTCAACATTACCTTG GGTGCTGAAGACGAATTGAAGCATGCAGTCGCGTTGGTCCGGCCAGTTAGTGTCGCGTTTCAAGTTATCACTGGTTTCCGGTTTTACAAGACGGGGGTTTTCACCAGTGACAAATGTGGTACCACTTCCCAG GATGTGAACCATGCCGTTCTTGCAGTTGGATATGGTGTTGAAAACGGTGTTCCGTATTGGCTCATCAAGAACTCATGGGGAGCTCAATGGGGAGACAATGGCTACTTCAAGATGGAGATGGGGAAAAACATGTGTG GTGTGGCAACATGCGCATCATACCCTGTTGTTGCTTGA
- the LOC108463950 gene encoding pentatricopeptide repeat-containing protein At2g06000: MTLFSLTNRVSRVLSASTVFIRHRRIQFHGGSHPQGNKEPKAIQKQESWFVKVVCTLFVYSQPLDDACLSYLNNNLTPLIEFEVVKWLKNPTFGLKVLELSRLNLNINHSFWTYNLLIRSFCCMGLYGSARLVFDYMKIDGHLPDSTLLGFMISSFGRAGEFGMARKLLAEAQSDDVMVTIFAVNNLLNMMVKQNNLEEAVSLYKENLGSNFNPDTWTFNILIRGLCRVGKVDQAFEFFNDMRSFGCFPDIVTYNTIINGLCREYEVDRGHSLLNEIRLRDDCAPNVVTYTSVISGYCKLRKMEEASALFDEMMSSGTLPSVVTFNVLIDGFGKVGDMLSAKSLYEKMASFGCIPDVVTFTSLINGYCQIGDVNRSLQLWDAMKVKNVSPNVYTFAITINALCKENRLREAFRLLRELQCRNIVPKPFIFNPVIDGFCKAGNLDEANRIVAEMEKKKCDPDKVTFTILIIGHCMKGRMLKAISIFDKMLSVGCTPDDITVRSLISCLLKAGMPKEAYLISTITS; this comes from the coding sequence ATGACCCTTTTTTCATTGACAAATCGTGTCTCAAGGGTTCTTTCAGCCTCTACGGTCTTCATCCGTCATCGTCGCATCCAATTTCACGGTGGGTCTCATCCACAAGGCAATAAAGAGCCTAAGGCAATCCAAAAGCAAGAATCTTGGTTCGTTAAGGTTGTATGCACTCTCTTTGTTTACTCACAACCATTGGATGATGCCTGTTTGAGTTACTTGAACaacaatttaacacctttaattGAATTCGAAGTTGTTAAATGGTTAAAAAACCCAACATTTGGGTTGAAGGTTTTGGAGTTAAGTAGGTTAAATCTTAATATAAATCATTCTTTTTGGACTTATAATTTGCTTATTAGGTCATTTTGTTGTATGGGTTTATATGGTTCTGCTAGATTAGTTTTTGATTATATGAAGATTGATGGGCATCTACCTGATAGTACTTTGTTAGGGTTTATGATTTCATCATTTGGGAGAGCTGGTGAGTTTGGCATGGCAAGGAAATTGCTTGCTGAGGCTCAATCTGATGATGTAATGGTCACCATTTTTGCAGTGAACAACTTGTTGAATATGATGGTTAAGCAAAATAATCTAGAAGAGGCAGTTAGTTTGTATAAGGAGAATTTAGGGTCAAACTTTAACCCCGATACTTGGACGTTCAATATTCTAATTCGAGGCCTTTGCAGAGTTGGGAAAGTGGATCAGGCTTTCGAGTTTTTTAATGATATGAGGAGTTTTGGTTGTTTTCCTGATATCGTTACGTATAACACCATTATTAATGGGTTGTGTAGGGAATATGAGGTAGATAGAGGTCATAGTTTATTGAATGAAATTCGATTGAGAGATGATTGTGCACCGAATGTTGTGACTTATACATCGGTTATATCTGGTTATTGTAAGTTGAGGAAGATGGAGGAGGCATCTGCTCTTTTTGATGAGATGATGAGCTCCGGAACTTTGCCTAGTGTTGTTACTTTTAATGTTTTGATTGATGGCTTTGGCAAAGTTGGTGATATGCTTTCCGCTAAATCGTTGTATGAGAAGATGGCTTCTTTTGGTTGCATTCCTGATGTTGTTACCTTCACTTCGTTGATTAATGGATACTGTCAAATTGGAGATGTGAACCGGAGCTTGCAGCTTTGGGATGCAATGAAAGTGAAGAATGTATCTCCGAATGTTTATACCTTTGCAATTACTATTAATGCGTTATGCAAGGAAAATAGATTACGTGAGGCTTTTCGACTTTTGAGGGAGTTGCAATGTAGGAATATTGTTCCAAAACCATTTATCTTCAACCCTGTGATTGATGGGTTCTGCAAGGCTGGAAATTTGGATGAGGCCAATCGAATAGTAGCAGAGATGGAGAAGAAAAAATGCGATCCTGATAAAGTGACATTTACTATTCTCATTATCGGGCATTGTATGAAAGGAAGAATGCTGAAAGCAATTAGCATTTTCGATAAAATGTTATCAGTCGGTTGTACTCCAGATGATATTACGGTACGTTCATTGATTTCTTGCCTTTTGAAAGCCGGGATGCCTAAGGAAGCTTATCTCATTTCTACAATAACATCATGA
- the LOC128286483 gene encoding protein FIP1-like, translating into MMSNERHASSNPTSPQENDAMFLDILHEAPLFGHRKPRSIVGGVFYCFILASYAILAAAAPWIFQPIGHLVLPLLCSCDVVLLIVTGIFQQYHVYQVQKIRLQGYYSFSQKLKHIVRLPFAITAYGTAGMILVMVWEPYIRILSTSTILRIIMLVEAVCSGFFMSVYIGYVYQYNSLDSQPDVLKSLYSPLQASSPLEDLRYHDGGRLSDQQMALLQYQRENLHFLSEEILRLQECLSKYEGSNDGSTPQVDLAHLLAARDQELRTVSAEVPLLISET; encoded by the exons ATGATGTCTAATGAGAGGCACGCTTCTTCCAATCCTACATCTCCTCAAGAAAATGATGCTAT GTTCCTTGATATACTTCATGAAGCTCCATTATTTGGTCACCGGAAACCAAGGAGTATAGTTGGGGGTGTTTTTTATTGTTTCATACTGGCAA GTTACGCAATCTTGGCTGCAGCAGCTCCTTGGATATTTCAGCCTATTGGGCATTTAGTCTTACCATTGCTTTGCAGTTGTGATGTTGTTCTTTTAATAGTCACAG GCATTTTTCagcaataccatgtttatcaagtCCAGAAGATACGTTTACAA GGTTACTATAGTTTCAGTCAGAAGTTGAAGCATATTGTTCGTCTACCGTTCGCCATTACTGCTTATG GAACTGCTGGAATGATACTTGTCATGGTCTGGGAACCCTATATTCGTATCCTTTCTACCTCTACTATACTCAG GATTATTATGTTGGTTGAAGCAGTATGTTCTGGGTTCTTTATGAGTGTGTATATCG GTTACGTATATCAGTACAATTCATTGGATTCTCAGCCTGATGTTTTGAAGTCATTATATTCTCCCCTTCAAGCATCAAGTCCTTTGGAAGATTTGAG GTATCATGACGGTGGTCGACTCTCTGATCAGCAAATGGCTTTACTGCAGTATCAGCGTGAAAACCTTCATTTTCTAAGTGAGGAG ATTCTTCGATTGCAAGAGTGCTTGAGCAAATACGAAGGATCTAATGATGGAAGCACACCTCAG GTCGATCTTGCCCATCTATTAGCAGCTCGTGATCAAGAATTACGAACAGTTTCAGCTGAGGTACCCTTGTTAATATCGGAAACATGA
- the LOC108463951 gene encoding protein FIP1, whose amino-acid sequence MHLAGYAILAAAAPWIFQPIGHLVLPLLCSCDVVLLIVTGIFQQYHVYQVQKIRLQGYYSFSQKLKHIVRLPFAITAYGTAGMILVMVWEPYIRILSTSTILRIIMLVEAVCSGFFMSVYIGYVYQYNSLDSQPDVLKSLYSPLQASSPLEDLRYHDGGRLSDQQMALLQYQRENLHFLSEEILRLQECLSKSEGSNDGSTPQVDLAHLLAARDQELRTVSAEMNQLQSELRLARSLIADTEAEVQCVRTTNSQYVEENERLRAILGEWSTRAAKLERALEVERMSNLELQKKISTFRNQTYASSTESSEQRGA is encoded by the exons ATGCATTTG gCAGGTTACGCAATCTTGGCTGCAGCAGCTCCTTGGATATTTCAGCCTATTGGGCATTTAGTCTTACCATTGCTTTGCAGTTGTGATGTTGTTCTTTTAATAGTCACAG GCATTTTTCagcaataccatgtttatcaagtCCAGAAGATACGTTTACAA GGTTACTATAGTTTCAGTCAGAAGTTGAAGCATATTGTTCGTCTACCGTTCGCCATTACTGCTTATG GAACTGCTGGAATGATACTTGTCATGGTCTGGGAACCCTATATTCGTATCCTTTCTACCTCTACTATACTCAG GATTATTATGTTGGTTGAAGCAGTATGTTCTGGGTTCTTTATGAGTGTGTATATCG GTTACGTATATCAGTACAATTCATTGGATTCTCAGCCTGATGTTTTGAAGTCATTATATTCTCCCCTTCAAGCATCAAGTCCTTTGGAAGATTTGAG GTATCATGACGGTGGTCGACTCTCTGATCAGCAAATGGCTTTACTGCAGTATCAGCGTGAAAACCTTCATTTTCTAAGTGAGGAG ATTCTTCGATTGCAAGAGTGCTTGAGCAAATCTGAAGGATCTAATGATGGAAGCACACCTCAG GTCGATCTTGCCCATCTATTAGCAGCTCGTGATCAAGAATTACGAACAGTTTCAGCTGAG ATGAATCAGCTGCAGTCCGAACTAAGACTTGCTCGATCTTTAATAGCCGACACAGAAGCAGAGGTCCAATGCGTTCGAACAACTAACAGTCAG TATGTCGAAGAGAATGAAAGACTGAGAGCTATTCTAGGAGAATGGAGCACTCGAGCAGCAAAG CTCGAGCGAGCATTGGAAGTTGAGCGGATGTCGAACCTCGAATTACAAAAGAAGATTTCAACATTTAGAAACCAAACATATGCGTCTTCAACTGAATCAAGCGAGCAGCGTGGAGCCTAA